A region of Solanum dulcamara chromosome 7, daSolDulc1.2, whole genome shotgun sequence DNA encodes the following proteins:
- the LOC129894356 gene encoding protein PLASTID TRANSCRIPTIONALLY ACTIVE 10 — translation MQTLQTCSFFFTFPSPKTLLKPLNSSKFNSFPFLNLSTSSPSPLTLHCFSSDEYPVGDDDAFLEAFGPKEKESEEEARRRNWVDRGWAPWEEILSPEADFARKSLNEGEEVALQSPEAIEAFRMLSPNYRKKKIEEMGITEDEYYAKQFEIKGDIPEPLDTTWTGPLVVRHVPPRDWPPRGWEVDKEELEFIREAHKMQSVRVDYDKVEEMVKTDTDDMNLERYKMFLKQYNEWVAANKDRLEEESYKYDQDYYPGRRKRGKDYQDGMYELPFYYPGQICAGKVTAIHLYQGAFVDIGGVHDGWVPIKRNDWYWIRHHIKVGMHVIVEILAKRDPYRFRFPIEMRFVDPNIDHLIFNRFDFPPIFHREEDTNLDELRRDCGRQPLPRKDPGVKVEEEPLLSNHPYVDKLWQIHNAEQMILDDMEANPDKYEGKNLTELADEEDFDEENSTEYSKAYYKKALLTKMITKVSVRELDLEAALAERQHHNKLRLEAQERGEVYKIPKLRRNIEMDEYDFIHWRRSLEERETLLRDISCRRALGLPLEEPGRYVDPSAFGKDQYDPESPLYRYDYWGEPKNSEKSKQERMTDAHNKSIVGKGTVWYELSYEDAIKERMHMEAQGFVRELYDEDSDSDQVSTDDEDDEEDFDYSILGDPSENISNQPYVNGTESSQLSDEGMFED, via the exons ATGCAAACTCTTCAAACttgttctttcttcttcacatttCCATCCCCTAAAACCCTCCTTAAACCCctaaattcttctaaattcaattcttttcctttcttaaaCCTCTCTACTTCATCCCCTTCCCCTCTTACCCTTCACTGTTTCAGTTCTGATGAATACCCAGTAGGTGATGATGACGCATTTCTCGAAGCTTTCGGAcccaaagagaaagaatctgaAGAAGAAGCCCGGCGCCGGAACTGGGTCGACCGTGGTTGGGCTCCATGGGAAGAAATCCTCTCACCTGAAGCTGATTTTGCTCGAAAATCTCTTAATGAAGGTGAAGAAGTTGCGCTTCAGTCACCTGAAGCTATTGAAGCTTTCAGAATGCTTAGCCCTAACTATCGGAAAAAGAAGATTGAGGAAATGGGTATAACGGAAGATGAGTACTACGCTAAGCAATTTGAGATTAAAGGAGATATTCCTGAGCCTTTGGATACTACGTGGACTGGGCCATTGGTGGTTCGACATGTACCACCTAGGGACTGGCCGCCGAGGGGGTGGGAGGTTGATAAGGAGGAATTGGAGTTTATTAGGGAAGCTCATAAGATGCAGTCCGTCAgagtggattatgataaagtgGAGGAGATGGTGAAAACAGACACTGATGATATGAACTTGGAACGGTATAAAATGTTCTTGAAGCAGTACAATGAGTGGGTTGCTGCTAACAAGGATAGATTAGAAGAAGAATCTTATAAG TATGATCAGGACTATTATCCTggaagaagaaaaaggggaaaggATTACCAAGATGGAATG TATGAACTCCCATTTTACTACCCAGGACAA ATTTGTGCGGGTAAAGTGACAGCTATACACCTTTATCAAGGAGCATTTGTTGATATTGGAGGTGTTCATGATGG ATGGGTGCCAATAAAGCGAAATGATTGGTATTGGATCCGCCATCACATAAAAGTTGGTATGCATGTCATAGTTGAAATTCTG GCTAAACGTGATCCTTATAGGTTTCGGTTCCCTATTGAGATGCGCTTTGTTGATCCTAACATAGATCACCTAAT CTTTAATAGATTTGATTTTCCGCCTATATTCCATCGTGAAGAGGATACAAATCTAGATGAATTGCGT CGTGACTGTGGAAGACAACCTCTTCCTAGAAAAGACCCTGGAGTCAAAGTCGAAGAAGAACCACTACTATCAAATCACCCTTATGTGGACAAG TTATGGCAGATCCATAATGCTGAACAAATGATTCTGGATGACATGGAGGCAAATCCTGATAAATATGAAGGCAAAAACTTGACAGAGTTAGCTGATGAGGAAGATTTTGATGAAGAAAATAGCACCGAGTACTCCAAAGCTTATTATAAGAAAGCATTGCTTACCAAGATGATTACA AAAGTTAGTGTAAGAGAACTTGACTTGGAAGCTGCACTTGCTGAGCGCCAG CACCATAATAAACTGAGACTGGAAGCACAAGAACGAGGAGAGGTGTACAAAATTCCCAAGCTGAGACGAAACATTGAGATGGATGAATATGATTTTATCCATTGGCGTCGGTCCCTTGAGGAAAGAGAGACTCTATTAAGAGATATAAGCTG TCGCCGAGCCCTTGGGCTCCCACTGGAAGAGCCTGGTAGGTATGTGGATCCGAGTGCTTTCGGAAAGGATCAGTATGATCCTGAAAGTCCCTTGTATAGATATGACTATTGGGGTGAGCCAAAGAACTCAGAGAAGAGTAAGCAGGAGCGAATGACGGATGCTCACAATAAATCTATTGTTGGCAAAGGTACTGTTTGGTATGAGTTGTCATATGAAGATGCCATCAAGGAGCGGATGCATATGGAGGCCCAAGGATTTGTGCGGGAGTTGTATGATGAAGATTCTGATAGCGATCAAGTGAGTACAGATGATGAAGACGATGAGGAAGACTTCGATTACAGCATCCTAGGCGACCCAAGTGAAAATATATCCAACCAACCTTATGTCAATGGAACTGAATCTTCTCAGCTATCGGATGAAGGAATGTTTGAAGATTAG